In a genomic window of Rhipicephalus sanguineus isolate Rsan-2018 unplaced genomic scaffold, BIME_Rsan_1.4 Seq896, whole genome shotgun sequence:
- the LOC119378613 gene encoding uncharacterized protein LOC119378613: MTQKPEDAKEDPPEAGRVRRQAATAATAAAAADDVPGPSTETPAAKRPRGRPPKAVSVEPIAPKPTAARKSRKTFDFDIRSIDWVAYMEQYILGVRRYVLKEDPSTIPTARRNLNSHNESGTQNKPTSWTALCSTASEPAQRIYYIGMLAQLLFVAGVIRLLVKHTRTFNDLWWSLVSNILQLAVRISLAVQSIASRH; encoded by the exons ATGACGCAGAAGCCGGAAGACGCCAAGGAGGATCCGCCTGAGGCCGGTCGAGTGAGGCGCCAAGCTGCTACCGCTGCtaccgctgctgccgctgctgacGATGTCCCTGGGCCCTCCACCGAGACCCCGGCTGCCAAGCGGCCTCGGGGTCGACCACCCAAGGCCGTGTCCGTGGAGCCCATAGCGCCGAAGCCCACCGCGGCTCGGAAGTCGCGGAAG ACATTCGACTTCGACATTCGCTCCATCGACTGGGTGGCTTACATGGAGCAGTACATACTCGGCGTGCGTAGGTACGTGTTGAAAGAAGACCCTTCAACCATTCCAACAGCCCGGAGAAACCTCAACAG CCACAATGAAAGCGGCACACAGAACAAACCAACCTCCTGGACGGCCTTGTGTAGCACCGCCTCAGAGCCGGCCCAAAG GATTTACTACATTGGAATGCTGGCCCAGCTGCTGTTCGTGGCTGGCGTTATCCGACTTCTGGTGAAGCACACGAGGACATTCAACGACCTTTGGTGGAGCCTCGTCTCTAACATTCTTCAACTCGCAGTGCGCATCTCACTGGCCGTGCAGTCTATTGCATCCCGCCACTGA